In a single window of the Pandoraea pulmonicola genome:
- a CDS encoding MFS transporter — protein sequence MSSLPPPVGAPVASAPLPAQSHEPPATGRGLAMTAVLLAVSLASLDTAIANTALPQMALDLKTSPSASVWIVNAYQLAMVATLLPFASLGERVGHKRVFMAGVAVFLVASLLCALSPTLGFLAAARLLQGVGAAAVMSVNIALIRFLYPAHQLGRGVGLNALIVGISFAVGPTVASLVLAFASWPWLFLINVPTGLLALAFARRNLPDTPRSEHRPDMVAALLNVATFALLIFALSQSAQQADWHLTLACFAGALVFGWALIRRERGHRAPMLPVDLLRLPAFALSTVTAICAFATQGLGLVSLPFYFENVLHRSPIETGFLMTPWPFFVAAIAPLAGRLSDRYPPGALGAIGLAMLSAGMGLLAVMPEHAQLWDIGWRMALCGLGFGFFQSPNLKAFMHSAPPERSGGASGMVGTSRLLGQATGAALVALALGLAGTHGSTWALAWGAAFSAAGCLASGLRLVKPKG from the coding sequence ATGTCGTCACTCCCTCCGCCCGTCGGCGCACCAGTGGCCAGCGCCCCGCTTCCGGCGCAATCCCACGAGCCTCCCGCCACCGGTCGCGGGCTCGCGATGACGGCGGTCCTGCTCGCCGTCTCGCTGGCCAGTCTCGACACGGCCATCGCCAACACCGCCTTGCCGCAGATGGCGCTCGACCTGAAGACATCGCCCTCGGCGTCGGTCTGGATCGTCAACGCGTATCAGCTCGCCATGGTGGCAACGCTGCTGCCGTTCGCCTCGCTGGGCGAGCGCGTCGGCCACAAGCGCGTATTCATGGCGGGCGTGGCCGTGTTCCTTGTGGCGTCCCTGCTGTGCGCCCTCTCGCCGACACTCGGCTTTCTCGCGGCGGCGCGTCTGCTGCAAGGGGTTGGCGCGGCGGCCGTGATGAGCGTGAACATCGCGCTGATCCGCTTCCTGTACCCGGCGCATCAACTGGGACGCGGCGTCGGCCTGAACGCGCTCATCGTCGGCATCTCGTTCGCGGTCGGCCCGACGGTCGCCTCACTCGTGCTCGCGTTTGCGAGCTGGCCGTGGCTTTTCCTGATCAACGTGCCGACGGGGCTGCTGGCGCTGGCGTTCGCGCGACGCAATCTGCCCGACACGCCGCGCAGCGAGCACAGGCCCGACATGGTGGCCGCGCTGCTCAACGTGGCCACGTTCGCGCTGCTGATCTTCGCTCTGAGTCAAAGCGCGCAACAGGCCGACTGGCATCTGACGCTCGCCTGCTTCGCAGGCGCGCTCGTGTTCGGCTGGGCGTTGATTCGGCGCGAACGCGGTCATCGCGCGCCGATGCTGCCGGTCGATCTGCTGCGTCTGCCGGCGTTTGCGCTCTCGACCGTGACGGCTATCTGCGCGTTTGCGACACAGGGCCTGGGCCTCGTGTCGCTGCCGTTCTATTTCGAGAACGTGCTGCATCGCAGCCCGATCGAAACCGGCTTCCTGATGACACCGTGGCCGTTCTTCGTCGCGGCGATCGCGCCGCTGGCGGGACGCCTCTCCGATCGCTATCCGCCGGGCGCGCTCGGCGCGATCGGTCTGGCCATGCTCAGTGCGGGCATGGGCCTGCTCGCCGTCATGCCGGAGCACGCGCAGTTGTGGGACATCGGTTGGCGCATGGCACTGTGCGGGCTGGGCTTCGGCTTCTTCCAGTCACCGAATCTGAAGGCCTTCATGCACAGCGCACCGCCCGAGCGCAGCGGCGGCGCGAGCGGCATGGTCGGCACATCGCGACTGCTCGGCCAGGCGACGGGTGCCGCACTCGTCGCGCTGGCCCTCGGCCTGGCCGGCACGCACGGCTCGACGTGGGCGCTTGCATGGGGCGCGGCGTTCTCCGCCGCCGGATGCCTCGCGAGCGGTCTACGACTGGTCAAGCCGAAGGGCTGA
- a CDS encoding DsbA family oxidoreductase: MPAKLKIDFVSDVACPWCAIGLASLKTALGRLGDEVDVDLHFSPFELNPDMPAEGVPLADYMARKYGLSPEQMAQNRANISARAEAEGFPMRLDLRTHAYNTFDAHRLLHWAQTVGNDKQLALKEALLRAYFVDGKRTSDPEVLVDAVQQAGLDTARARDILASDEYAEQVRALERHYQNLGIRSVPAIIFNNRHLVSGGQPPEVFEQAIRQILAEG, encoded by the coding sequence ATGCCCGCCAAGCTCAAGATTGACTTTGTCTCCGATGTCGCCTGCCCGTGGTGCGCCATCGGCCTTGCCTCGCTGAAAACGGCGCTCGGCCGCCTGGGCGACGAGGTCGACGTCGACCTGCATTTCAGCCCCTTCGAACTGAATCCCGACATGCCGGCCGAAGGCGTGCCGCTGGCCGACTACATGGCGCGCAAGTACGGCCTGTCACCGGAGCAGATGGCGCAGAACCGCGCGAACATCAGCGCCCGCGCCGAAGCCGAAGGCTTCCCGATGCGCCTCGATCTGCGCACGCACGCGTACAACACGTTCGATGCGCATCGCCTGCTGCACTGGGCCCAGACGGTTGGCAACGACAAGCAGCTTGCGCTCAAGGAAGCGCTGTTGCGCGCCTATTTCGTGGACGGCAAGCGCACGAGCGATCCGGAAGTGCTGGTCGATGCCGTGCAACAGGCCGGCCTCGACACCGCCCGCGCGCGCGACATCCTGGCATCGGACGAATACGCCGAACAGGTGCGCGCCCTGGAGCGTCACTACCAGAATCTCGGCATCCGCTCGGTGCCCGCGATCATTTTCAATAACCGCCATCTCGTGAGTGGCGGTCAACCGCCGGAAGTCTTCGAACAGGCCATCCGCCAGATTCTGGCCGAGGGCTGA
- a CDS encoding VOC family protein, whose translation MKPSISVMTLGVENLERAVSFYRDGLGLPTEGIIGKEFEHGAVAFFDLRGGLKLAVWPRTSMVADTGIALAPGQPIPITLGHNVTSEAEVDAVMREAIDAGATLIKPAQKTFYGGYAGYFRDPDGYLWEVVFNPAMLPPAE comes from the coding sequence ATGAAACCATCGATTTCAGTGATGACGTTGGGGGTGGAGAATCTCGAGCGCGCGGTATCGTTCTATCGCGACGGACTGGGGCTGCCGACGGAGGGCATCATCGGCAAGGAGTTCGAGCACGGCGCCGTGGCCTTCTTCGATTTGCGTGGCGGCCTGAAGCTCGCCGTGTGGCCGCGCACGAGCATGGTGGCAGACACGGGGATCGCGTTGGCACCGGGGCAACCGATCCCGATCACGCTCGGTCACAACGTCACTTCGGAGGCGGAGGTCGATGCGGTCATGCGCGAGGCCATCGATGCGGGCGCCACGTTGATCAAGCCCGCACAGAAGACGTTCTACGGCGGCTACGCGGGGTACTTCCGCGATCCCGACGGGTATCTCTGGGAAGTCGTCTTCAATCCGGCAATGTTGCCGCCAGCCGAGTAG
- a CDS encoding membrane protein: protein MNTNTRKTLAKVPEVTLMFWVVKIAATTLGETGGDAVSMSMNLGYLVATVIFALIFLVAVYAQIRAKSFRPALYWATIIATTTVGTTLADFADRSLGIGYAGGSVLLLALLLGSLWVWYRAMGSVSIDTVNSPRAEAFYWITIMFSQTLGTALGDWTADTAGLGYTGAAMIFGALLLVLVGAYFWTRTSRVFLFWAAFILTRPLGAVVGDFLDKPVSAGGLALSRYSASFALLAFILTALLLVRQRAAAKAH from the coding sequence ATGAATACAAACACTCGGAAGACGCTTGCGAAGGTGCCCGAGGTCACTCTCATGTTCTGGGTGGTCAAGATTGCCGCCACGACGCTGGGCGAGACCGGTGGCGATGCGGTGTCCATGTCGATGAATTTGGGATATCTGGTCGCCACGGTGATCTTTGCCCTGATTTTCCTGGTTGCCGTGTACGCCCAGATTCGCGCGAAATCGTTCCGTCCCGCGCTGTACTGGGCGACGATCATCGCCACGACTACCGTCGGCACGACCCTCGCCGATTTTGCCGATCGTTCGCTCGGCATCGGTTATGCAGGCGGATCGGTGCTGCTGCTCGCGTTGCTGCTCGGATCGCTGTGGGTCTGGTACCGGGCGATGGGGTCGGTGTCGATCGACACCGTCAATTCGCCCCGGGCGGAGGCGTTCTACTGGATCACGATCATGTTCTCGCAGACGCTGGGCACCGCGCTCGGCGACTGGACGGCGGACACGGCGGGGCTCGGCTACACGGGCGCGGCCATGATCTTCGGCGCGCTCCTGCTGGTCCTTGTGGGTGCGTATTTCTGGACGCGAACGTCGCGCGTCTTCCTGTTCTGGGCGGCCTTCATACTGACGCGGCCGCTGGGCGCCGTCGTCGGCGATTTTCTGGACAAACCGGTCAGCGCCGGTGGCCTTGCACTCAGCCGCTACTCCGCGTCGTTCGCACTGCTGGCCTTCATCCTGACCGCTTTGCTGCTGGTCCGGCAGCGTGCCGCGGCCAAGGCGCATTAG
- a CDS encoding GlxA family transcriptional regulator has protein sequence MPPKRSSVREIVVIGFDGVQTLDVVGPMEVFAVANRHRPPSVPPYRITLASQTGGEIATHAGLQLAGAVALDAVAQRVDTILVGGGSERALREAASEAGVLPWLRSRARGTRRIASICTGAFVLAAAGFLDGRRATTHWNACDLLARLRPAVRVEPDAIFVDEHPFYTSAGATAGIDLSLAMVEADCGSAAALAVARELVLFMRRPGGQSQFSTGLRMQADATPRVAKLLTSIIDNPTGDLSAIALAARLGVSERTLSRLFRKTVDATPAAFVESARVERAKGLLETSDWPSARVAERAGFGSLDGLHRAFQRNVGVTPGEYRARFGARRHRD, from the coding sequence ATGCCGCCTAAACGTTCATCTGTCCGCGAAATCGTCGTCATTGGCTTCGACGGTGTTCAAACACTCGACGTTGTCGGTCCGATGGAGGTCTTCGCCGTTGCGAATCGTCACCGTCCGCCGTCCGTGCCGCCGTACCGCATTACGCTTGCGTCGCAAACCGGAGGAGAAATCGCCACGCATGCGGGCTTGCAACTCGCGGGCGCGGTCGCGCTCGATGCCGTGGCGCAACGCGTCGATACGATTCTTGTGGGAGGGGGCAGCGAACGCGCGCTGCGCGAGGCCGCGAGCGAGGCGGGCGTGCTGCCCTGGCTTCGCTCAAGGGCGCGGGGGACGCGCCGAATCGCAAGCATCTGCACGGGAGCGTTTGTTCTCGCGGCCGCCGGATTCCTGGACGGACGCCGCGCCACGACGCATTGGAACGCTTGCGATCTGCTCGCTCGGCTTCGGCCTGCCGTGCGCGTCGAACCGGATGCCATTTTCGTCGACGAACACCCGTTCTACACGTCGGCGGGGGCGACGGCCGGCATCGATCTGAGCCTCGCCATGGTGGAGGCGGACTGTGGTTCCGCGGCGGCGCTGGCAGTGGCGCGGGAGCTCGTTCTCTTCATGCGGCGCCCCGGCGGCCAAAGTCAGTTCAGCACGGGATTGCGGATGCAGGCGGATGCGACCCCGAGAGTGGCAAAACTCCTGACAAGCATCATCGACAACCCGACTGGCGATCTGAGCGCGATCGCGCTTGCGGCGCGGTTGGGTGTCAGCGAGCGGACGCTTTCGCGCCTGTTCCGCAAGACGGTCGATGCAACGCCCGCGGCGTTCGTGGAGTCCGCCCGTGTGGAACGCGCGAAGGGGTTGCTCGAGACATCCGACTGGCCGTCGGCCCGGGTGGCCGAGCGAGCGGGCTTCGGGAGCCTCGACGGGTTGCATCGCGCATTCCAGCGCAATGTCGGGGTGACGCCCGGCGAATACCGTGCGCGCTTCGGCGCGCGGCGGCATCGCGACTAA